The nucleotide sequence GTTCATGTACCTTGCTAGCTGGTAGCTTTGCCAACTCTGGGAGCCAATGCTTCACATAATCCCCCGCAGGATCGTAGTCCTTAGACTGTTTGAGAATGTTAAAGTACCGGAATCCCCGTGCGTCATTGCCCACACCAGCGGTATAGTTCCAGTTGCCCCAGTTGCTACACACATCAT is from Cyanobacteriota bacterium and encodes:
- a CDS encoding FAD-binding domain-containing protein; this encodes DVCSNWGNWNYTAGVGNDARGFRYFNILKQSKDYDPAGDYVKHWLPELAKLPASKVHEPWKLLPVEQQRFHLKLGVDYPYPVVDLFKSAAANEAIYNAATRRTRHS